A stretch of the Flavobacterium sp. 5 genome encodes the following:
- a CDS encoding DUF4105 domain-containing protein, with protein MKTTLLKKILVSILLLSSIYNAFSQDVILSKNASVSVMTCGLGNELYSLFGHTAIRVRDIENNLDVVYNYGAFDFDTPNFAMQFTKGDLDYFIVNTRYIDFINQYNYEKRDVYEQELNIPLALKQQLFENLAQSMLSDERLYQYKFIDNNCTSKVVDVINKSLKAKVITKKVDTDQTYRSILFPYFNNHFYEKLGTSIVFGTKVDQMGTKIFLPFELQKSLQLIQYNNQPLSKANKTILNFEEETPTSLWNNCYTYLFILGFVTLINKKSIDYTYLSIIGLLGLLFVFLGFYSSHQELGYNYNILLFNPTLLLVLYFVLAKNSKWTYKLAFFNIVMMLMYFCFIITKIHLLIVSPVLITNLFVLTRLAIKNKKRIPIII; from the coding sequence ATGAAAACTACACTTCTTAAAAAAATATTAGTTTCTATTCTTTTATTGAGTTCGATTTATAATGCTTTTTCTCAAGATGTTATCTTATCTAAAAATGCTTCTGTAAGCGTAATGACCTGCGGTCTTGGAAATGAACTCTATTCCTTATTTGGACATACAGCCATACGAGTTCGTGATATTGAGAACAATCTTGATGTGGTGTATAATTATGGCGCATTCGACTTTGACACTCCTAATTTTGCAATGCAATTTACAAAAGGAGATTTGGATTATTTTATAGTAAACACTCGTTATATTGATTTTATTAATCAGTACAATTATGAAAAAAGAGATGTTTACGAACAAGAGTTAAATATTCCATTGGCACTGAAACAACAATTATTTGAAAACTTAGCCCAATCCATGTTATCGGATGAACGTTTGTACCAATATAAATTTATTGATAACAACTGTACCTCGAAGGTAGTTGACGTGATTAATAAATCATTAAAAGCAAAAGTAATCACCAAAAAAGTAGATACCGATCAAACGTACAGATCTATTTTATTTCCTTATTTCAACAATCATTTTTATGAGAAACTGGGTACAAGTATTGTATTTGGAACTAAAGTGGATCAAATGGGGACTAAAATATTCTTGCCTTTTGAACTTCAAAAAAGCTTACAACTTATTCAATATAATAACCAACCTTTATCTAAAGCAAACAAAACGATATTAAATTTTGAAGAAGAAACTCCAACTTCTTTGTGGAATAACTGTTATACTTATCTCTTTATTTTAGGATTCGTAACCCTAATAAACAAGAAAAGCATCGATTATACTTATTTATCGATTATAGGACTACTGGGCTTACTTTTTGTCTTTTTAGGCTTTTATTCCTCTCATCAGGAATTAGGATACAATTACAACATACTTTTATTCAATCCTACGCTTTTACTTGTTTTATATTTTGTGCTAGCAAAAAATTCAAAATGGACATACAAATTGGCTTTTTTCAATATTGTGATGATGCTCATGTATTTCTGTTTCATCATTACAAAAATTCATTTACTTATTGTTTCACCCGTTCTTATAACCAATTTATTTGTTCTAACTCGATTAGCTATTAAGAACAAAAAACGTATTCCAATAATTATTTAA
- a CDS encoding O-antigen ligase, with the protein MKKEEVSYIYLLLFHAFLGVLIFVLPFISKIYTIAILIFGIYYIIKSKNKNNEVLVISAYVVSVEVLLRMTDGMILNEFGKYSVLIFMFLGMIYSGFSKNALLYWLFLLLLIPGVILATLTLDFDTNVRKAIAFNLTGPVCLAFSAIYCYQRKISFDRLLGVITAFSLPLIAVSVYLFLYTPSVRDVVTGTQSNFETSGGFGPNQVSTILGLGVFIFFVQLVFNSKSKLLQLVNIGFVMVFAFRGIVTFSRGGIITALMMVFILLVVIYFQANEKTKPKIGLIIILSFIIGIGVWGYSSLQTGGLINKRYANQDARGREKKSKLSGRETLIATEMQMFFDNPILGVGVGRNKEIREKETGIASASHNEITRMLAEHGSLGLIDLIVLLCTPLFLFMINRQNILALSFLVFWLLTINHAAMRLAAPAFVYALSLLKVYTIEKPVIHRE; encoded by the coding sequence ATGAAAAAAGAAGAAGTATCTTATATCTATTTATTACTGTTTCATGCTTTTCTTGGGGTATTGATATTTGTATTGCCGTTTATCTCAAAAATATATACAATAGCAATATTAATTTTTGGGATTTATTATATTATCAAGAGTAAAAATAAAAATAATGAGGTTCTTGTAATATCGGCCTATGTTGTCAGTGTTGAAGTTCTTTTAAGAATGACAGATGGAATGATTTTAAATGAATTTGGTAAATATTCAGTTCTAATTTTTATGTTTCTGGGAATGATTTATTCAGGGTTTTCTAAAAATGCATTACTGTATTGGCTTTTTTTGTTGTTACTTATTCCAGGAGTTATTTTGGCAACACTTACTTTAGATTTTGATACCAATGTTAGGAAAGCAATTGCATTTAATTTAACAGGTCCAGTTTGTTTGGCATTTAGTGCAATATACTGCTATCAAAGAAAAATATCTTTTGATCGATTATTGGGCGTAATTACAGCATTTTCGTTGCCCTTAATTGCGGTTTCTGTTTATTTGTTTTTATATACACCAAGTGTAAGAGATGTAGTTACAGGAACTCAATCTAATTTTGAAACTTCAGGAGGATTTGGACCAAATCAGGTATCAACTATATTAGGACTAGGGGTTTTTATATTTTTTGTTCAGTTAGTTTTTAACTCCAAAAGTAAATTATTGCAACTGGTAAATATTGGTTTTGTTATGGTTTTTGCTTTTAGAGGAATTGTGACATTTTCTAGGGGAGGAATTATTACAGCGTTGATGATGGTTTTTATTCTGTTGGTTGTAATTTATTTTCAGGCCAATGAAAAAACAAAACCTAAAATAGGTTTGATAATTATACTGTCATTTATAATAGGAATCGGGGTTTGGGGATATAGTTCTCTCCAAACAGGTGGATTAATAAATAAACGATATGCTAATCAAGATGCACGAGGTAGGGAAAAGAAAAGTAAATTATCAGGGAGAGAAACTCTTATAGCTACTGAAATGCAAATGTTTTTTGATAATCCTATTTTAGGTGTAGGGGTAGGAAGGAATAAGGAAATTAGAGAAAAAGAAACAGGAATTGCATCTGCTTCTCATAATGAAATTACTAGAATGCTAGCTGAACATGGTTCTCTTGGTTTGATTGATTTAATTGTTTTATTGTGTACACCGCTGTTTTTATTTATGATTAATCGTCAAAATATTTTGGCACTTTCTTTTTTAGTTTTTTGGTTGTTAACGATCAATCATGCTGCTATGCGATTAGCAGCACCAGCTTTTGTTTATGCACTTTCATTATTAAAAGTCTATACTATTGAAAAACCTGTTATACATAGGGAATAA
- a CDS encoding glycosyltransferase family 4 protein encodes MKNLLYIGNKLSKHGVTPTTIETLGPLLEQEGFRIWYSSSQKNQGLRLIIMLWSVFQYRKVDCVLIDTYSTANFWYAFAISQLCRFLKIKYIPILHGGNLSLRLKKNPKMCEMIFKHSFQNVAPSLFLISEFKANGYENIIHIPNAIELDRYPFLKREKAIPNLLWVRSFAQLYNPVMAVEVFASLKEKYPEATLCMVGPEKDGSLLETKKRAKELNVEVLFTGKLSKKDWIVLSENYSIFINTTHFDNMPVSVIEAMSLGLAVVSTNVGGIPFLVENEKESLLVPDEDMDQMTRSIVRLIEDPYLYNEIITNARNKSKHFGWQEVKLKWLAILK; translated from the coding sequence TTGAAAAACCTGTTATACATAGGGAATAAATTATCCAAGCATGGAGTTACTCCAACTACTATCGAAACTCTTGGTCCCCTTTTGGAGCAAGAAGGCTTTAGAATATGGTATAGTTCATCTCAAAAAAACCAAGGATTACGATTAATAATCATGTTGTGGAGTGTTTTTCAATATAGAAAAGTTGATTGTGTTCTTATTGATACTTACAGTACTGCCAATTTTTGGTATGCATTTGCAATTTCTCAATTGTGTCGCTTTTTAAAAATAAAGTACATTCCTATTTTACACGGAGGTAATTTATCTTTAAGATTGAAGAAGAATCCGAAAATGTGTGAAATGATTTTCAAACATTCTTTTCAGAATGTTGCTCCCTCTCTCTTTTTGATTAGTGAATTCAAAGCTAATGGATATGAAAATATAATTCATATTCCAAATGCAATTGAATTGGATAGATATCCTTTTTTGAAAAGAGAAAAAGCAATTCCTAATTTATTATGGGTTCGTTCTTTTGCGCAACTATACAATCCTGTAATGGCTGTTGAAGTATTTGCTTCTTTAAAAGAAAAATATCCAGAAGCTACACTTTGTATGGTTGGACCCGAAAAAGATGGTAGTTTATTAGAAACCAAAAAACGAGCTAAAGAACTTAATGTCGAAGTACTTTTTACAGGGAAATTATCTAAGAAAGATTGGATTGTTCTGTCTGAAAATTATTCTATTTTTATAAATACAACCCATTTTGACAATATGCCAGTAAGTGTGATTGAAGCTATGTCTCTAGGTTTAGCTGTTGTTTCTACTAATGTTGGAGGTATTCCATTTTTGGTAGAAAACGAAAAAGAGTCTCTATTGGTACCCGATGAAGATATGGATCAAATGACGAGGTCAATCGTTAGATTAATTGAAGATCCTTATTTGTATAATGAAATTATAACTAATGCTAGAAATAAATCAAAACATTTTGGATGGCAGGAAGTTAAGTTAAAATGGTTAGCTATTTTAAAATAA
- a CDS encoding glycosyltransferase, producing MRIVQLIDSLEAGGAERMAVNYANALVKEVKFSGLVATRKEGSLVNQINPNVFYLFLNKRGKLDFRALFRLRSFVLKNKVTHLHAHSTSFFFAFLLKLILPSLLIIRHDHYGNNEFLATRPSLILKRTASFFKGVIAVNQNLKNWSENVVKANNVIYLPNFPIEETNVVNQTVLMGIHEKRIISLANLREQKNHFLLLNVAKKLKKTNPDWTFHLIGKDFEDEYAIQIKKLIEEYDLKNNVFLYGSKEDVGHILDQASIAILTSKSEGLPVALLEYGLYKKAVVVTQVGEIPMIVQNGKNGFIVETERSDLFYQALVNLIENETLRVDFGKALFDTIQTEYAEESVMKKYLNWLK from the coding sequence ATGAGAATTGTCCAATTAATAGATTCTTTAGAAGCGGGTGGAGCTGAGCGAATGGCTGTCAATTATGCGAATGCTTTAGTAAAGGAGGTTAAATTTTCGGGATTAGTTGCTACTCGAAAAGAAGGCTCTTTAGTAAATCAAATTAATCCAAATGTTTTCTATTTGTTTTTAAATAAAAGAGGGAAGCTTGATTTTAGAGCTCTTTTTAGATTGCGGTCTTTTGTTTTGAAAAATAAAGTAACTCATCTTCATGCACATAGTACTTCTTTTTTCTTTGCTTTTTTGCTGAAACTTATTCTTCCATCGTTACTTATAATTAGACATGATCATTATGGGAATAATGAATTTTTAGCAACAAGACCTTCTTTGATATTAAAAAGAACAGCTTCTTTTTTTAAGGGTGTTATTGCAGTAAATCAAAATCTTAAAAATTGGTCTGAGAATGTAGTTAAGGCTAATAATGTTATTTATTTGCCTAATTTCCCAATAGAGGAGACTAATGTTGTGAACCAGACAGTTTTAATGGGAATTCATGAAAAACGCATTATATCTTTGGCTAATTTAAGAGAACAAAAAAATCATTTTTTACTGTTAAATGTGGCAAAAAAGTTAAAAAAAACTAATCCAGATTGGACTTTTCATTTGATTGGTAAAGATTTTGAAGACGAGTATGCAATTCAAATAAAAAAATTGATTGAAGAATATGATTTAAAAAATAATGTTTTTCTTTATGGTTCCAAAGAGGATGTAGGACATATTCTCGATCAGGCGTCAATTGCAATTTTGACCTCAAAATCAGAAGGATTACCTGTTGCTCTTTTGGAGTACGGTTTATACAAAAAAGCAGTTGTTGTTACTCAAGTGGGGGAAATTCCTATGATTGTTCAAAATGGGAAGAATGGATTTATTGTTGAGACTGAAAGATCAGATTTATTTTATCAAGCTTTGGTCAATTTGATAGAAAATGAAACTTTGCGAGTTGATTTTGGTAAAGCTCTTTTTGATACAATTCAAACTGAATATGCTGAAGAAAGCGTTATGAAAAAATATTTAAATTGGTTGAAATAA
- a CDS encoding sugar transferase, which produces MSNSKKMHFEISERKLLLRIFDVVFVLLGLYCLGFIPEFNYFQFSLINYYWVIVLAIYISVFGAIFEMYNLQVASNHFQALRSTILTTTSSVICYLLTPIFSPQLPKNRLQLLLFYIVFFIALYAWRMIYVRFLASNRFIQNAVLVCDKDQVEELVSGLESVDPHYRIVGYINSDSDSTSQFELQHVRCIEINDLSSFVAKNGISEIVVASQKTDGITADLYHQLLHLLESGKSIREYTQVYESKTQRIPVQYISRDFYRFFPFSRSNHNKLYLLSIRLSEIVLSLIGLSIGFVLIPIILIGNAFWNKGKLFYTQKRVGKDGVVFKIIKFRTMIKNAEKSGAVFAQINDSRVTKFGKFLRKTRIDEFPQFINILKGDMAVIGPRPERPEFVNKIAEIMPFYETRHIIKPGLTGWAQVNYSYGEKLEDSLIKLQYDLYYIKHRSIYLDLDIAFKTISTILFYRGQ; this is translated from the coding sequence ATGAGTAATTCAAAAAAAATGCATTTCGAAATATCCGAACGTAAACTGCTTTTACGGATTTTTGATGTAGTTTTTGTGTTATTAGGTTTGTATTGTCTTGGGTTTATTCCAGAATTTAATTATTTTCAATTCTCATTAATCAATTACTATTGGGTTATTGTTTTAGCTATTTATATTAGTGTTTTTGGGGCGATTTTTGAAATGTATAATCTTCAAGTTGCAAGTAACCATTTTCAAGCATTACGTAGTACAATTTTGACGACTACTTCTTCTGTAATATGTTATTTATTAACACCAATTTTTTCTCCTCAATTACCTAAAAATCGTTTGCAATTATTACTTTTTTATATTGTCTTTTTTATCGCATTGTATGCCTGGAGAATGATTTATGTTCGTTTTTTGGCCTCCAATAGGTTTATCCAAAATGCAGTTTTAGTATGTGATAAAGATCAAGTAGAAGAACTTGTTTCAGGACTAGAAAGTGTTGATCCTCATTATAGAATAGTAGGATATATAAATTCGGATAGTGATTCGACTTCCCAATTTGAACTTCAGCATGTAAGATGTATTGAAATAAATGATTTAAGTTCTTTTGTTGCTAAAAATGGTATTTCCGAAATAGTTGTTGCTTCTCAAAAAACAGATGGAATTACTGCAGATTTATACCATCAGCTACTCCATTTATTAGAATCGGGTAAGAGTATTAGAGAATATACTCAGGTATATGAAAGTAAAACGCAACGGATTCCAGTTCAGTATATTTCGAGAGATTTTTATCGTTTTTTTCCTTTCAGTCGCAGTAATCATAATAAATTATATTTATTATCTATTCGATTGTCTGAAATTGTTTTGTCATTAATTGGACTAAGTATTGGTTTTGTTTTAATTCCTATAATCCTTATTGGAAATGCTTTTTGGAATAAAGGAAAATTGTTTTATACTCAAAAAAGAGTAGGCAAAGATGGGGTTGTTTTTAAAATAATCAAATTTAGGACGATGATAAAAAATGCTGAAAAATCGGGAGCAGTTTTTGCCCAAATAAATGATTCCAGAGTAACTAAATTTGGAAAGTTTTTAAGAAAAACTAGAATTGACGAATTTCCACAATTTATTAATATTTTAAAAGGTGATATGGCTGTGATTGGGCCAAGACCTGAGCGGCCAGAATTTGTGAATAAAATTGCAGAAATAATGCCGTTTTATGAAACCCGACATATCATTAAACCAGGTCTTACTGGTTGGGCACAAGTCAATTATTCGTATGGAGAAAAACTTGAAGACAGCTTGATAAAACTTCAGTATGATTTGTATTATATCAAACATCGGAGTATTTATTTAGATTTAGATATTGCTTTCAAAACCATCTCCACTATTTTGTTTTATAGAGGTCAGTAA